The following is a genomic window from Chryseobacterium ginsenosidimutans.
TTGCGGTCACTCTACTTTCGGAATTGCGCTCACTGGAATTCGGAATTGCGCTCACCGAAAAAGTGCCTCAAAACCTTTGCTATAAGAGGATGCAATGCCTCATTAAAAGTATATTAAAAGTAGTTAAAAAGTCTTTTTTTATTAAAAAGGAAAATGTGGATAAAAAATTTGCTTTAAAAAAGAAAAAAAATGAATTGTAAAGAAGTAAAAGAAAAAGTCAATATAAGAACAGTTTTGGAATCGTTCAGCCTTTTTCCTGTTAAAGAGAATCGGAAAACTGCATTTTACTTTGCGCTCGACAGGGAAGAAAAAATACCGAGTTTTTCGGTTGATTTCGTAAAAAATAAAGCATTTGATTTCGGAACTGGGAAAAGTTATGATGTTATTTCAATTGTTCAGCAAATGAATCGATGTTCAGTTTCTGATGCTTTGAAATATCTTGAGAAATTTGACTTCTCAGTTCAAAATAATACCCAGATTGAAGATGTCGACAAAGTCAAAAGTTATCAAATCATAAAAGTAAATCAAATTCAGCACCCTGCTTTAATTCAATATTTGAAATCCCGAAAAGTGTGTGTACAAAAAGATTTGGTAAAAGAAATTGAGTACCGGTTGAATGGTAAGAAATATTTCGGGATTGGATTTTTCAATAATTCCGGAGGTGTTGAAATCCGAAGTAAGTATTCAAAAATATGTTTGGGCAAAAAAGATGTCACTTTGATGAAAAATGATTTGAATAGTTCTAATGAAATTGTGGTTTTTGAAGGTTTTTTTGATTATCTGACTTTTAAAAATTTGGAAAGTGCAGAAAGTTCAATTTCAGATTGTTTGGTTCTCAATTCTACAGCAATGCTTTTTAAAGTCGATGATAAACTTAGAGAATATGACAAAATCTCACTTTTCCTGGATAATGATGATAATGGAATTACAATCAAACAGGTTATCCGGAAAAACTATAAAAATGTTGAAGATTGCTCTTTGCTGTACAAAGATTTTAAGGATTTGAACGAGTGGTTTTGTGCAACAAAGTAAAATGTAAAAATTCTGAAAATAATTTTAACGAGAAATTATATTTTAAGAATGATAAAACTGGTTAAACCTTAAAAAAACAGATTAGCTAATGTTCGATTTTCTATTTTTCCTACTATCAAAACCGTCTATTTAATCACTTCTAACTGATGTTTGGCTTTTTACTATTGCAAATGTAGGACAGCATCATTCACCTAAAAAAATATTTTTGGGTTTCTATAAAAATTCTTTCCACGAGTTCCAATAATTTTTTCAGACACTCCTGAATCCTTCGGACAAAAATATTTCGAGCCACAATCCTCCAAAGCTTTGGAGGATTGTGGTTTTATATGCCTGATACTTTCCTATGATCATCGGCAAAGAAAAAGACGGAACCTCAGTTATACGAATCAATTAAATCGCAGACGGTCTTTGACATCAACGGAAAAAACAACAAAATAAAACAACAAATAATTCTGCTTTTCCAATTGGATATAAGCAGAAAAAAAAACGAGTGTCCTCGAAACCAAATCAATCAAATCGAAAATTTTAACAAACTCGAAAATCAATTATTAACAATCAAAAATTAACATTATGAACATCGTAGGCAGAATTACAAAAAACGCAGAAATCAACACTTTAAAAAATGACAAACAGGTCGTGAATTTTTCACTAGCCATTAATGACAGATTTAAAACCAAACAAGGCGAACTAAGAGAACAGACCACTTATTATAACTGCTCCTATTGGCTAAGTGCCAACGTAGCTAAGATTTTAACGAAGGGAACATTAGTAGAGCTTACAGGCAGAGCAAGTGCGAGTGCGTGGATTGGAAAAGATGGAGAAATAAAATCGGGGTTGAATTTCCATACTTCTAACATCAAAGTACACGGAGGCGGAAAAAAGTCTGACACAGAAGAACAACCAGCTTCACAGCCACAGAAATCCAATGCTTTTGCGGAAGATACGGACGATGATTTACCATTCTAAAAGCATTCAAAATATGGAAGCACAATATAACTTTCAAATGAAGCCGAAAAGTGATAAGAATGATTGGGAAAAGGTGGAAATCTTTTCCCAATTCTATTGCGAGAGAACGACAGCAATACGGTATGCAAAAAGTCTTTCAAGAAAATTCAAATCAGAAATCCGCCTTACAGAGGGAAAAGAACCTTTCAAAACAAGCGGAACATACATTTACGAAAACAACAATTATACAACAAATATTATGGCAAATTGGTGCAACAATAAAGTAACATTCACAGGAAATCGAGAGGTTTTGGACAAAGTCTCGAATGTATTTCAAGAAATGATAGAAAAGGAAACTAAGGGAAATATTGGGCAACTGCCCGATTTTGTCAAGAGCAAAAACGGTTACTTCTGTGAAATTTATCGAAGTGAAACAGATGAATGTTCTTTCCATTATGAGACAAGATGGAGCCCAAATATCGAAGCATTATGGATTGTTGCAAATCATTACGATGTCGGATTTGTATTGGATTACGAAGAATCTGGCTGTATGGTTTTTGGCAAGACCATATGCGAAAACCAAATCTTACAGGATTATTTTCTCAATCAATGTGACTTTCAAGACTTCATCTACAATGTAGATACAGATTGTTACGAATTCGAAGGTGAAAATTACGATTACAAAGAGGAGATTATGAGAATCCTATTAGACAGGAAAATAAATAATAACAAACAAAAAATTGCATAAATGAAAACATCACTTCAACAAACAGAATATTTACTGATAAAATCAATGACCAACAGTGAATGGGATAATGGCGATTTTGCCATTATCCACATTACGGGAGAATGGAAAGAAATCCAAAAGAAAAGGCTCGAAGCCGTAAAGCCTTTGGAAAATGACTATGATTTAAAATGGCTGAATTATGCCGATACCAATGTAGAGTTTTTCAAATTTTCGGAAGAAAATTATCCCTAAGTTGAAGAATGGCTTTCGGAGAGAAGCAGGATTTTTATCGAATTGGAAAAAGAGGATTTGAAAAAATTTTTGCAACCCGAAAATAATCTGAATTGCTACCAAATGCAAGTCTATAAAAACGGAAATGCCATTTACAACGCTTTTGGAAAACAGACAGGCGAAGAATTTTGGACAGAAGAATTTTCATTATATCAATTAACTCAACAACAATGAGAGTAACAGACTTAAACGGTTGCAAGATTAAAGTAACCAATCTTGATGAAGCTATCCAAATTACAGCAGAGTAAGGAATATGAACATACAAACAAAGAATTTTCAGAATTAGATAAAAGACTGAGAAGGTTTTGGAAAGATATGTACGGAAAACTACTAAAATCAAAACAATATGAGCAATCTCGCAGACAAAACGGAGTATAAAGCATTGAACATTATTGCCAAAATGGTAAAACAATATGAAAAATTACACTATTTGGATATGACCAAAGAAGATGATTGGAATGCCACAAACGCAAGAAACCTATTACAGAGCATTATTCAAAATAATGAATATAAAATTAATTATAACAGAAATAGTAAAAAATCAATTTTAAAAACAAAATTATGCAAACCAATTTTTTCAGACAGATAGGCAAACTCAATCTTACAGGAGATTTGCAAATCACACTCCGACAAGGGGCAGAAAACAGTTTCGTTCTTTCCGTATTGCTCAACAATGAGCAATGCGGAGACGAGGCAAGGAAAACGATTCCGCCACTCAATTTAAGGGGGACAGCGGAAGAATTGGACAACGGATTTTTTGAAAGTATTTCGACACCATTGCAGACCGCATCGGGCTTAATGGTAGATATGGAAAGTTTTATGAAACAGGTCGAAGAAGCCAAGAAGAAATCGGCAATGGAAAAGGAGAAATCCGACAAGGAGAAAAAAGAAAAGGAAGGCAAAGATAAAAAGTACAAAGAAGCCTTGCAAAAAGCCGAAGAACTCGAAAAAGACGGCAAATACAAAGAAGCGTGGTCAGCTCTTCCAAAAGTATCGGAATTTCCCGATTATGCTGAAATCATCCGCAAAAAGCAGGATGAATATGAGAAACATTTTGCACCAAGCCTATTCTCTGAAACGACCAATGAAAATGTTGAATCTTAAAAATATTATAAATGTTACTTGCAACCCTATTAGACCGAGTTTTTATACTCAAAGATAACGGACAGGAAATACGTTTACCTGACCCTGAACCAAAATGGAGCGTAGAATCAGTAATGAACTTTTACGCCAACACGTACCCGATACTGACCACTTCAAAAATTTCAGCACCGAAAATCAAGGATGATGCTGTTGAATATCAATTTGAAAGTGTGATGGGAACAAAAGGATAATAAATAGTTGATGGTTTTTGGTTGACAGTTGATAGAATTACAATCTAAAAGCTAACAACCATCAACCATAAACTGACAAACAAAAATAAAATGAATGCAACGAAAAACCATATCGGGGACAATTCAACCTCCCGAAGAAAAAAAACAAAGGCAACTTCACTTACAATTGAGGGAATACGCACAATGGATGCATCAGATAAAAGACAGTTCGGAAGTTCAGAAAGACCAACGGAAATCCGTTCCAATCTCCCAACTTCCAATGCTTTTCTGAGAACCTGCTTTATGCCGAAATTAAAGGAGAATGAAATAACAATAACACAGGGCAAACGTAAGTCTGCTAAAACAGAAAGGGATTTTTATAAGTCCCTTTCTCAATTAGCAAAGCATTATGATATAACCCCAATGCCGACACAGCATTTTAATTATCCATACAATATCAGCCTTGCTTTGAGAGATATTGAAACGCAGTTGAAAACCAAGACTGAAAATTGGCAGAGTGTTAGGCTGATAGAAAAAGGGAGTAAGACTTGCTTTGCAATAGAAGAAAGATGCAACACAGGGGCAACCTTGTTTTATGTTCCCGTCGTACCGCTTTATCAATTGCTCCGCAATAAGGTACACAGAAAAGCAGCTTGCTTACTATTGTCCGTATGCACTTATCTGTATAGAAATGTAGATATTCCATATTACAGACAGGAAGATTCTTATCTCTATTGGAATTACGAAATGCTTACTGATTGGATAGAGCAGGACGAAGAAATAGAAGATAACCACATCTGCAAAAAAGAACTTCAACGGGCGGAAATCATCGGAGATATGATGGGACAAAAAATTTCCAATGCTAAGAATCTTCTTTTTTTTGAGCAACGCTTGAAACGTTTTATACCGAAAAACAGGTTTGATAAAGAATGCCTTCAATTGGCAGAAAAAACCTTTAAACTTTATTGTGATTACCCTAATGAAAGCATTTTCAGAAATGCCCACTATAATAATGCAAACAAGCCCTCAGAAATGGAGGGAGATGACAATTATAATGAGGAAACTGTTATCGCAATGGATAAATATATTTCCTTTTTTGCCGAGAGTGACGGATTGATTTATGATAATCTAACGAGTATGGTCAATAATGAGTTCAACGAATATGCTGAAACACAGCAACCAATGATTTTTAAAACCTTTGACGGAAGTGATATATTGGATAAAAACCTTGATTTTGAAAATCAGTTGTTTAAGGTCTTAAACGAATTGTGCCGATTGCTCAACTAATCTGTGCATACACGGCGCAAATAATTCAATTATAAAAACAAGCTATGAGAAATACAGCCAATACAATTAAGAACGAAGAAACCGACATAACCAATAATTTTGGAACACTTTACTATCCTAAATCAGCACTGGTCTTTTATGAGACAGAAGATTATAATCGCGATGGTTATGTTGAACATTTTGATATTGACCCTAATGGAAACCCTGTCAATGCCCACCCTTTGACTGTAAGGGAGGCACAACGACTCTCCAAATCTTTAAATATTCAAAATAAGAAAGAAAAAGATTTTCTAAGACCAAGTGGTATTATTTCTGAAACTGTACTATTTATAGATACATCGGAAAATGGAAAAGTGGTCTGGTACACAAAAGCACAGGAACGACAGTTACTATTTACCGAAAAGCTTTCCATTCCAAATGGTTTAGCGAATGTGCCACCTTTGCTATGGTGTGCCAATAAGCAGGGAATGAAAATATTCGCATTGGAGACAGACCAACGCCCCAATACAGATACACCACTATTTCACGCTCCGTTCTTTAATGTTTACGAAAGCGGAAGTGTTTGTATGGGAACGGTCGACGTAAACATTAAAAGTTCCGCATCACTCGAAGAGTTTACTAAGAAATGGGAAAACTATTTTTTCAATTCTTATTTCAGCCATTTGGTCAACAGCCATAATCCGATTAAAGGAAACTTGGTAATCCTTTGGAAAAGCCTTATTGATTCAAAAGAGCCGTTTCCGACAGATATTCTAATCAATTCAAATCTAACTTTAAAAAATCTACTCTAATGATACAATCTGAAAAAACAAAAGTCCATTTTACCGATGATAGCCTTTTAAATCCTACCAATCCTGTAATGGTAAACCTCATAGGTGCAGGTGGTACAGGTTCTAAAGTATTGACCGCCTTGATCGAAATGAACCATTCATTGATTGAATTGGGACACGCAGGATTACAGGTGCGGTTGTGGGATGATGATATTGTCACAGAAGCGAATCAAGGCAGACAGCGTTTTGCAGAATGTGAAGTAGGATTACCAAAGGCAGTTGCACTGATAAATCGGGCAAACCGATGGTCTGGAACGAATTGGAAAGCCGAAGTCAGAAAGTTTGAAAGAGATTCTTTAGGAAGAATCCAAGAGAATATGCAGTCCGCAATTTATATGTCGTGTGTTGATAATGTCAAATCACGATTTGAAATTGCTGATATTCTGAATGAATTGAAAGAGGGTAGGAGATTATACAGAAACCAGGCTAAATATTGGATGGATTTTGGCAACAACCGATATTCTGGACAGGTTTTGCTTTCTACAGTTGAGAATATAAAACAACCTGATTCCGAAAAATATCAAACAACGTCGAATCTTCCTTATGTGACGGAAGAATTTGGAGAACTGCTTTTGCAGTCTGAAACGCAAGATGATACACCAAGTTGCAGTTTAGCAGAAGCATTAGAAAAGCAGGATTTGTTTATTAATTCTACATTAGCACAAATGGGATGTTCTCTATTGTGGAACTTGTTTCGCAACGGACTGACTGAAAACAGAGGTTTTTTCCTTAATCTAAAAAATTTCCATTCTCAACTGATAAAAATATAAAAAACCGCCTGACCAAAAGTTGGGCGGCAAAAATGCAATTCCTCCCTGCGGTCGGAAACGTATTTTTGCGGAAAGCGGAACAACCCCATTTCTAAAACAATTCCGGACTTTGGCTTTGGTTTGTTTTAGAAAAAAGGTTGTAAGTATTAACTGACTATAGAAAACTCGTTGTGCATAGTTTCAATTAAGCATTAAAATAGTTAGTTGAAACTATGCACTTTCAGTGCAAGAATTTCAGTTTCTATAAATTTTTTATTCGACACAGATGCACAGATAATAAAATGAATTTTTTAATATTTTATTATCTGTGCATCTGTGGAGTTTTTTAAACGAATTTCATTCGTTGTTCAAATCTATGGACTGAAAGTCCATAGTGGTTTAGTTATTTACAACAAGCATTTCCCTCTTGAATAGGTGGGCACTTTACTGTACCGTAACTACAAAACACGCAACAATCTCCCTTTATAGGTTTTAGAGTTGTTTTGCAACTCTCACACTGATAGAAAAATTGACAAGCATCAGTTGGCATTTCTTCGGATTTCTTATGTCCGCAGGTTGGACAAGTTATTTCGGATATTAAAATGATGTCCATTATGAAATAATTTTGCTTTTTAGTGATTTGTAACCAGTAGAGTTGATAGCTTTTTCGATTTGCTCGATGCTGGTTTGTTTGTTGTCGAACTTTACAATTGCGTTGCCTTTTTCGTAAGAAACAATAACTTCAACAATGCCTTTTAGTTTGCTAATTTCTGTCTTTACATGATGTTCACATCCTGAACAAGTCATTCCTTTAATAGTAAATTCAACTTTCTGAATTTTAGAAGTCGAAGTAACAATTGCCGTGATTTTTGTCTTCGGAACAAAGATGTGAGCATAACTCGGAAATGATAGAAGTAAAACTGATATTACGGTAATACTTCCTAACAATGATTTCGTTTGCATAAAATTTTGTTTTTGATTTGTTTCACAATTACAGTCAATTTGTTTTTGAGGTTTCAGTTTTTGATACCAAGCAAAGCCAAGAACTAAAACAGTCATACCAATAAAATAAGGTCGAAAAGGTTCGAGCCACGAAAAGGTAGAAGCAATTCCGCTTGAACCCGCAACTATAGCCAAAATTGGCGTAATACAGCACAAGGACGAAGCAATTGCTGTCAAAAGTCCTGCACCGATTAATTTTTTTTCTGTTTTCATATTGCTTCCAAAATTTTGTTTTCGTTAAGGATTTTGAAAAAAGGTTTGAGCATTTTTTCATACTCTTTTGCCAACGAATAGAAAATAGTTTGCGCTTGTCTTTCCGTTTCAATGAGTTTTCTGTCTTTGAGTTTTCGCAAGTGCTGAGAAACTGCCGAAATGGTCATACTGAGAATATCGCTTAGGTCGCAAACACAAAGTTTCTTTTCTTCATAAAGAAGAAAAAGTATTTTCAGTCTTACATTGTTACCCGCTAACTCAAGTCCGCTGGATAAATAATCAACTGTCCCTTTGATTTCACTAATCCGGTCTTTGCAACGCATTATCTGCTTAACGTCCGCCTGCTGCCTTATACAAGAAAGATTATCCATAAGTACAAAGATAAGCAAATTGTTTATTTAAGCAAATACTAAAATACAAAAACATCTTTTTATACATTTTCATAAAAGGATAAAAGATTTCCGTATAAGTCTAATGCTGCAAATTCTCTTGTGCCATAATAGGTACTTTCTATCTCTGTTTTTTCATTGTGAAGCACCTCTTTTTCTTTTAGCTCTTTATACAGCTCTTCAACTCCTTTTACTTCAATTCTGCAACTGTGTGTTCCTGCTAAAAAGCTTTCTGCCCCACTACTAATCGGTTTTAGAAATAGAAAAATGCTTTTCCATTTCCAACTATAATTGCAGGAAGCCCACAAATGCAGTTCTATGTTGCCCCGAACCAAAATTGCAAAAGTGTCTTCCTTGTGCCGACAATCAAAACCAAATTTGTCTTTGTAAAATTGAACTGCTTTGTCAATTTCCCTGACAGGAAATGCGGGTGTTGCCTTTATCAGTTCTATCATTGTCATGTGCAATTTTAAATTGTAATATTGTGGTAAATAGTTGAGACAGCTCAAACGGATTGAAAAAACGTTTTCGGTTTCCTGGCTTAGCTGTTTATCCTTTGTTTTAATAATTTAAAGATAACCCAATACCCCAGCCCATATCGCTATCATAATGTGTACGAATACCCACATTTTTATTGATAATATATTTTAGCTCTGTCATATATTCCATATCGGTGTTGACCATAAAACCAGCCCTCAATCTCTTTGTGATGGGAATATCTTCACGCATTAAAGAAAGACGTACAATTCCATCGTGATATACCTCTGCCTGAAAGTTTACTAACATTGGTAATGTGTACATAAAGCCCAAGCTAATAGCTCTACGTGTATCTTTTTCATTTTTCTGTCCGAATAAATTGGTTTCGTGTTCATCCATACCCATTTTACGATACCTCCAATCAAAACCTATAAACGGCATAAACCATTGCATTTTTCCAATGTACCTTCCTAAATGTGTTTCT
Proteins encoded in this region:
- a CDS encoding single-stranded DNA-binding protein, whose amino-acid sequence is MNIVGRITKNAEINTLKNDKQVVNFSLAINDRFKTKQGELREQTTYYNCSYWLSANVAKILTKGTLVELTGRASASAWIGKDGEIKSGLNFHTSNIKVHGGGKKSDTEEQPASQPQKSNAFAEDTDDDLPF
- a CDS encoding ArsR/SmtB family transcription factor — encoded protein: MDNLSCIRQQADVKQIMRCKDRISEIKGTVDYLSSGLELAGNNVRLKILFLLYEEKKLCVCDLSDILSMTISAVSQHLRKLKDRKLIETERQAQTIFYSLAKEYEKMLKPFFKILNENKILEAI
- a CDS encoding PRTRC system protein B — its product is MRNTANTIKNEETDITNNFGTLYYPKSALVFYETEDYNRDGYVEHFDIDPNGNPVNAHPLTVREAQRLSKSLNIQNKKEKDFLRPSGIISETVLFIDTSENGKVVWYTKAQERQLLFTEKLSIPNGLANVPPLLWCANKQGMKIFALETDQRPNTDTPLFHAPFFNVYESGSVCMGTVDVNIKSSASLEEFTKKWENYFFNSYFSHLVNSHNPIKGNLVILWKSLIDSKEPFPTDILINSNLTLKNLL
- a CDS encoding toprim domain-containing protein; the encoded protein is MNCKEVKEKVNIRTVLESFSLFPVKENRKTAFYFALDREEKIPSFSVDFVKNKAFDFGTGKSYDVISIVQQMNRCSVSDALKYLEKFDFSVQNNTQIEDVDKVKSYQIIKVNQIQHPALIQYLKSRKVCVQKDLVKEIEYRLNGKKYFGIGFFNNSGGVEIRSKYSKICLGKKDVTLMKNDLNSSNEIVVFEGFFDYLTFKNLESAESSISDCLVLNSTAMLFKVDDKLREYDKISLFLDNDDNGITIKQVIRKNYKNVEDCSLLYKDFKDLNEWFCATK
- a CDS encoding PRTRC system ThiF family protein translates to MQSEKTKVHFTDDSLLNPTNPVMVNLIGAGGTGSKVLTALIEMNHSLIELGHAGLQVRLWDDDIVTEANQGRQRFAECEVGLPKAVALINRANRWSGTNWKAEVRKFERDSLGRIQENMQSAIYMSCVDNVKSRFEIADILNELKEGRRLYRNQAKYWMDFGNNRYSGQVLLSTVENIKQPDSEKYQTTSNLPYVTEEFGELLLQSETQDDTPSCSLAEALEKQDLFINSTLAQMGCSLLWNLFRNGLTENRGFFLNLKNFHSQLIKI
- a CDS encoding GDCCVxC domain-containing (seleno)protein translates to MDIILISEITCPTCGHKKSEEMPTDACQFFYQCESCKTTLKPIKGDCCVFCSYGTVKCPPIQEGNACCK
- a CDS encoding bleomycin resistance protein, encoding MIELIKATPAFPVREIDKAVQFYKDKFGFDCRHKEDTFAILVRGNIELHLWASCNYSWKWKSIFLFLKPISSGAESFLAGTHSCRIEVKGVEELYKELKEKEVLHNEKTEIESTYYGTREFAALDLYGNLLSFYENV
- a CDS encoding DUF1281 family ferredoxin-like fold protein, with the translated sequence MEAQYNFQMKPKSDKNDWEKVEIFSQFYCERTTAIRYAKSLSRKFKSEIRLTEGKEPFKTSGTYIYENNNYTTNIMANWCNNKVTFTGNREVLDKVSNVFQEMIEKETKGNIGQLPDFVKSKNGYFCEIYRSETDECSFHYETRWSPNIEALWIVANHYDVGFVLDYEESGCMVFGKTICENQILQDYFLNQCDFQDFIYNVDTDCYEFEGENYDYKEEIMRILLDRKINNNKQKIA
- a CDS encoding PRTRC system protein C, translated to MLLATLLDRVFILKDNGQEIRLPDPEPKWSVESVMNFYANTYPILTTSKISAPKIKDDAVEYQFESVMGTKG
- a CDS encoding PRTRC system protein E, which encodes MQTNFFRQIGKLNLTGDLQITLRQGAENSFVLSVLLNNEQCGDEARKTIPPLNLRGTAEELDNGFFESISTPLQTASGLMVDMESFMKQVEEAKKKSAMEKEKSDKEKKEKEGKDKKYKEALQKAEELEKDGKYKEAWSALPKVSEFPDYAEIIRKKQDEYEKHFAPSLFSETTNENVES
- the merTP gene encoding mercuric transport protein MerTP — protein: MKTEKKLIGAGLLTAIASSLCCITPILAIVAGSSGIASTFSWLEPFRPYFIGMTVLVLGFAWYQKLKPQKQIDCNCETNQKQNFMQTKSLLGSITVISVLLLSFPSYAHIFVPKTKITAIVTSTSKIQKVEFTIKGMTCSGCEHHVKTEISKLKGIVEVIVSYEKGNAIVKFDNKQTSIEQIEKAINSTGYKSLKSKIIS